The following are from one region of the Candidatus Obscuribacterales bacterium genome:
- a CDS encoding PLP-dependent aminotransferase family protein encodes MRRIDDAIVSGQLPDGTKMPTNRELATLLNVDRSTVARAYLELQLAGLIESHVGRGTFVKSGGRSLPPVKPVSYTANVSLPIAWSEKFARSKDASYSLFSRLPMQPLPKEAIAFTNSIPNQELYPWQEFQKILAGFNSQDRLAELFAFSAPDGYPPLIAEIQKILKKQGIDVGNDEILIVNGSKQGIDIVTSTLVDPSDAIIAEEPTYHLALCDFKSSQARCMPLPIDDSGLRVDMLESMLVNQRAKLLYVTPSFQNPTGTTISLEKRRQLLQVAERYQLPVLEDNVVGDLYYGKPGPPPLRALSGPNSLVIHQGTISKTLFPGFRIGWLLAPKELMGRLRSTKRMRDVTTNTMSQVLLAEYLKRGLYDKHLEDVRQLYGRRKDAMLAALDKHLHGEVTWTKPDGGMSLWLRLPTGCSSRDLLAYAEREGTAFIPGDVFFFAGDRQEYLRLSFVQIDERKIEEGIQRLAKAIRLYLKTRLATRNSKDLLLRDPALT; translated from the coding sequence ATGCGGCGGATTGACGATGCCATCGTGTCCGGACAATTGCCAGACGGTACAAAAATGCCAACCAACAGGGAATTGGCAACCTTGTTGAATGTAGATCGTTCCACAGTCGCCAGAGCTTATCTTGAATTACAACTTGCCGGACTTATTGAAAGCCATGTCGGTCGCGGTACTTTTGTCAAAAGTGGTGGACGAAGTCTGCCGCCAGTCAAGCCTGTGAGTTATACAGCAAATGTTTCATTGCCTATTGCGTGGTCCGAAAAGTTTGCTCGTTCAAAAGATGCATCGTATTCATTGTTTAGTCGTTTGCCGATGCAGCCTCTGCCTAAGGAGGCTATTGCCTTTACCAATTCCATTCCGAATCAAGAGCTTTATCCATGGCAAGAGTTCCAAAAAATTCTCGCAGGATTTAACAGCCAGGACAGGCTCGCCGAATTGTTTGCCTTCAGTGCTCCCGATGGTTATCCACCACTGATTGCTGAAATTCAAAAAATACTGAAGAAACAGGGAATTGATGTCGGTAACGATGAGATATTGATCGTCAACGGCTCTAAACAAGGCATTGATATAGTCACATCGACTCTGGTTGATCCAAGCGATGCCATTATTGCTGAAGAGCCGACATATCACTTAGCCCTCTGTGATTTTAAGTCCAGCCAGGCTCGCTGCATGCCATTGCCTATTGATGACAGCGGATTACGTGTCGACATGCTTGAGAGTATGCTTGTGAATCAGAGAGCAAAACTTTTATATGTGACACCGTCATTTCAAAATCCAACTGGAACAACAATTTCGCTTGAGAAAAGACGCCAGTTACTGCAAGTGGCAGAACGTTATCAATTACCAGTATTAGAGGATAATGTTGTCGGTGATTTGTATTATGGCAAACCGGGACCACCACCTTTGAGAGCACTTTCCGGACCGAATAGTCTGGTCATTCATCAAGGGACAATTTCAAAAACCCTTTTTCCAGGCTTCCGTATTGGCTGGCTATTGGCACCGAAAGAATTGATGGGTCGTCTGCGGTCTACTAAACGCATGCGCGATGTGACAACCAATACTATGTCGCAAGTCTTGCTTGCTGAGTATTTGAAGCGTGGACTCTATGACAAGCATCTGGAAGACGTTCGGCAATTATATGGACGCAGAAAGGATGCCATGCTTGCCGCATTGGATAAGCATTTACATGGCGAAGTTACTTGGACTAAACCGGATGGCGGTATGTCGCTTTGGCTGCGTCTGCCGACAGGATGTTCTTCGCGTGATCTTTTAGCCTATGCGGAAAGAGAAGGAACAGCATTTATTCCAGGCGATGTGTTTTTCTTTGCCGGTGATAGACAGGAATATTTGCGACTATCATTTGTGCAAATTGATGAAAGAAAAATTGAAGAAGGTATTCAACGACTGGCAAAAGCTATACGACTTTATCTGAAGACACGTCTAGCAACCAGAAATTCAAAGGACTTGTTATTAAGGGATCCTGCATTAACGTAA
- a CDS encoding glycosyltransferase family 39 protein has product MKKTDGNLLLLLTFLSAVCFLPLLGSFGIFDPSDGWYSEGAREMLELGDYLTPHLNYKPWLEKPILVYWLIIGSYKLFGVSEFAARFPSALCGTLLVLGTFVFSRQFVSQRAAFLAAITLLSSPLFLVVGHFALTDMPLALLVSASAALLFSALRTSRAWLIYPAYVVAGLAVLQKGPIGLFLTGIGLLLYLLVTSRSPKEFLQSVLRLNPFVGLLIVLVVSLPWYITESIITKGAFLQEFFGRQTFSRISGTLDHLLPFWFYIPVVLAGTFPWSLFIIGSTKQVIQSLRDRFNENQQLTIFCFLSSAAIFLFFSIVPSKLPTYIIPVLPTAAVVTGIYIDRLIQRGRVKDIFWTAPIMLTLAAIMPILAMGKFAQEAKPFASLTIVAIALVLSWLAYLILLVKNKLQTAIMLLTASSLIAVAICVPVTLTLYQRAHLKDFQDLVIWCKSADIHPMVFTSLKPSASFYTHYAVPPITSDEHFAKLLIENKDGMQILISDKKLQNIRLLPFKTSVQTVRHEGAWNLVKVSLIP; this is encoded by the coding sequence ATGAAAAAGACCGATGGAAACCTCTTACTACTTTTGACATTCCTGTCCGCAGTTTGCTTCCTGCCTCTGCTAGGCAGCTTTGGAATTTTCGACCCAAGCGACGGCTGGTATTCAGAAGGCGCGCGCGAAATGCTGGAGTTGGGTGACTATTTAACTCCCCATCTCAATTACAAGCCATGGCTGGAAAAACCCATTCTTGTCTACTGGCTCATCATTGGCTCCTACAAGTTATTCGGAGTAAGTGAATTTGCCGCTCGTTTTCCCTCCGCCCTGTGCGGTACATTGCTAGTCTTAGGAACATTTGTCTTTTCCCGCCAATTTGTCAGCCAGCGTGCTGCATTTTTAGCTGCTATTACACTTCTGTCCTCACCCTTATTTTTGGTCGTCGGACATTTTGCTTTGACCGACATGCCGTTAGCGCTTCTCGTATCAGCATCAGCCGCTTTGTTATTTTCAGCACTGCGCACAAGTCGCGCATGGCTCATTTACCCTGCATATGTAGTAGCCGGGCTAGCTGTTCTTCAAAAAGGTCCGATTGGACTTTTCCTAACCGGCATTGGTCTTTTGCTGTATCTACTCGTAACCAGCCGCTCGCCAAAGGAATTCTTGCAATCAGTTTTACGGCTCAATCCATTCGTCGGGCTTTTGATAGTCCTTGTAGTTTCACTACCTTGGTACATAACAGAATCAATAATTACCAAAGGCGCATTCTTGCAAGAATTTTTCGGCAGGCAAACTTTCTCTAGAATTTCCGGCACACTTGATCACTTATTACCATTTTGGTTTTATATTCCGGTCGTGTTAGCCGGCACTTTCCCCTGGTCACTATTCATCATTGGAAGCACAAAACAAGTTATCCAGAGCTTGAGAGATCGCTTCAACGAAAACCAACAACTGACAATTTTTTGTTTTCTATCAAGTGCTGCTATTTTTCTATTCTTCTCAATTGTGCCGTCTAAATTACCCACGTACATAATTCCAGTTCTACCGACTGCAGCCGTTGTCACTGGTATCTATATCGACAGACTCATCCAAAGAGGTCGCGTGAAAGATATCTTTTGGACCGCGCCAATAATGCTCACTCTTGCCGCCATCATGCCAATTCTAGCTATGGGAAAATTTGCTCAGGAAGCAAAGCCATTTGCATCGCTGACAATCGTCGCCATTGCTTTGGTATTGAGCTGGCTTGCTTATCTAATTCTATTAGTCAAAAACAAATTGCAAACAGCCATTATGCTTCTTACTGCCAGCAGCCTCATCGCTGTAGCAATCTGCGTACCGGTGACTCTCACTCTCTACCAACGCGCGCATCTCAAAGACTTCCAAGATCTCGTCATCTGGTGCAAGAGTGCCGACATCCATCCAATGGTTTTCACAAGCTTGAAACCATCGGCTTCCTTCTACACTCACTACGCCGTGCCACCAATTACTTCCGATGAACACTTTGCCAAACTACTCATCGAAAACAAAGACGGTATGCAAATCCTTATCAGCGACAAAAAACTACAAAATATCCGATTGCTGCCGTTCAAAACAAGTGTTCAAACAGTCAGACACGAAGGGGCGTGGAATTTAGTCAAAGTCAGTCTTATACCTTAA
- the serS gene encoding serine--tRNA ligase — protein MLDLKLIRENAAEVEKALARRNGQFSVAELVKVDQRFRDLQTQWELLNQRTNEISELFKTGKADKSQIEQLRAESKELKGKREEIEKEKVALEEELDSLRLGIPNLPHESVPDGKDETGNVEIKTWGKIPAINNPKHHWELGTELDVFDFERGVKIAESRFTVLMEMGAKMERALMNFMLDLHSKRGYREVFPPILVNRDCLIGTGQLPKFGEDLYKCAEDDLFLVPTAEVPVTNLYRDEILEEEQLTINHCAYTPNFRREAGAAGKDTRGYIRQHQFNKVELVKFCVPEKSFDELEALTLDAEAILEALELPYRRALLCAGDMGFSSQKTFDIEVWFPAQDKYREISSCSNFGDYQARRANLRYRPTDGGKPRFMHTLNGSGLAIGRTLAAILENYQQADGSVRLPTALQPYLGGLTELRPKKDSVKV, from the coding sequence ATGCTCGATTTGAAATTAATTCGTGAAAACGCCGCCGAGGTTGAAAAGGCCCTTGCTCGTCGCAATGGTCAATTCAGCGTGGCGGAGCTTGTTAAGGTTGACCAACGCTTTCGTGATTTGCAAACTCAATGGGAATTGCTGAATCAACGGACTAATGAAATATCCGAGCTTTTCAAGACGGGCAAAGCAGACAAGAGCCAGATTGAACAACTGCGCGCCGAAAGCAAAGAGCTTAAGGGCAAGCGCGAAGAGATTGAAAAAGAGAAGGTCGCCCTCGAGGAAGAGTTGGATTCGTTGCGTCTGGGTATTCCTAACCTGCCTCACGAAAGTGTTCCTGATGGCAAAGACGAAACAGGCAACGTTGAAATTAAGACCTGGGGAAAAATCCCGGCGATAAATAATCCTAAGCACCACTGGGAATTAGGAACAGAGCTTGATGTCTTTGATTTTGAGCGCGGTGTAAAAATTGCCGAATCACGTTTCACGGTACTCATGGAAATGGGCGCTAAGATGGAACGTGCCTTGATGAACTTTATGCTCGATTTGCACAGCAAGCGTGGCTATCGTGAAGTATTTCCGCCCATTCTTGTTAATCGTGATTGCTTAATTGGCACAGGTCAGTTGCCTAAGTTCGGCGAAGACCTGTACAAGTGTGCCGAAGACGATCTTTTCTTGGTGCCGACAGCAGAAGTGCCTGTAACCAATTTATATCGTGATGAGATTTTAGAAGAAGAGCAATTGACCATCAATCATTGCGCTTACACCCCAAATTTCAGACGTGAGGCAGGAGCTGCAGGCAAAGACACGCGCGGATATATTCGCCAGCATCAATTCAATAAAGTTGAGCTGGTCAAATTCTGCGTTCCTGAAAAATCTTTTGATGAACTAGAAGCTTTGACTCTAGATGCAGAAGCAATTCTGGAAGCACTTGAGCTGCCTTACAGACGCGCATTACTTTGTGCCGGCGACATGGGCTTTAGTTCGCAGAAAACTTTTGACATTGAAGTGTGGTTTCCAGCTCAAGACAAATATCGTGAGATAAGTTCGTGCAGTAATTTCGGCGACTACCAAGCGCGCCGGGCTAATTTGCGCTACCGTCCAACTGACGGTGGCAAGCCGCGCTTTATGCATACGCTTAACGGCTCAGGTCTGGCTATTGGCAGAACACTTGCCGCCATTCTGGAAAACTATCAACAGGCAGATGGCAGCGTCAGATTACCGACAGCCTTACAGCCTTATTTGGGCGGGTTAACTGAGCTGCGTCCCAAGAAGGACAGCGTTAAGGTATAA
- a CDS encoding YraN family protein, with translation MPLYTKGKAPAGHLARLGEDAAADFYTKQGYRILARNWRAGRFAEVDLIALSPDGLFVFVEVKTRYKQSDYNSVQNGFDAITYRKQQKIVTSARIYLARNGLCETPCRFDAIAIAFDRKAVSEGSVGQPEIIQVQSAF, from the coding sequence ATGCCATTATATACAAAGGGTAAGGCGCCTGCAGGACATCTTGCCAGACTTGGCGAGGATGCGGCTGCCGATTTTTACACAAAACAGGGATACAGAATCCTGGCTCGCAACTGGCGGGCTGGGCGTTTTGCCGAAGTCGATCTCATAGCACTCAGTCCTGATGGGCTTTTTGTCTTTGTCGAGGTCAAAACTCGTTACAAGCAGTCAGACTACAATTCCGTCCAGAACGGCTTCGATGCAATCACCTACAGAAAGCAGCAAAAAATTGTTACATCAGCCAGAATTTACCTCGCTCGCAATGGGCTATGCGAGACCCCTTGCCGTTTTGACGCAATTGCTATTGCCTTCGACAGGAAAGCTGTTTCTGAAGGTTCTGTCGGTCAACCGGAGATTATTCAGGTGCAATCAGCATTCTAA
- the lysA gene encoding diaminopimelate decarboxylase: MNNSPNTSIRPITARTNSLGHLEIGGADTTVLAEQFGTPLWIMDEATIAQSANACKDGLKDSKYPDWQVLYAGKAFLCLAMCRLTEMLDLGLDVVSYGELHTAMQAGLSGESVYLHGNNKSREEIETAIANNVRIVVDCESELHLIAELAKAKNTTAKILLRVTPGVEPDTHHYIKTGQHDSKFGLALEEVTRIAKQAQTLAPSVLLLGLHAHIGSQSHDIGPYLDIVDIMADSYAELKSRGVNLTHLDVGGGLGITYTEQDKATPIYDWSRAIGKKVQESFQQRNLTLPKLLVEPGRAIVGTAGVTIYRAGNQKVLPGDLTYVSIDGGMADNPRPVTYQAKYSACVANRNENSNGKRITLVGKFCESGDVLIKNIQLNADTGDLIAVFSTGAYNYSMSSNYNRTGRPACVLVKDGVANVIIERENADDLLRQDRIPDYLRAKKARNCAV, translated from the coding sequence GTGAATAACTCGCCGAATACCAGCATTCGTCCTATTACTGCTCGCACCAATTCGCTTGGACACCTGGAAATTGGTGGAGCTGATACTACTGTCTTAGCCGAACAATTCGGCACACCTTTGTGGATTATGGACGAGGCAACAATTGCTCAGTCTGCCAACGCCTGCAAGGACGGACTCAAGGACTCTAAATATCCAGACTGGCAGGTGCTTTACGCAGGCAAAGCTTTTCTTTGCTTGGCAATGTGCCGTTTAACGGAAATGCTCGACCTGGGTCTTGATGTTGTCTCTTACGGTGAACTGCACACAGCCATGCAAGCCGGACTGTCAGGTGAGTCTGTCTATTTGCACGGAAATAACAAATCCAGAGAAGAAATTGAAACGGCTATAGCCAACAATGTTCGCATCGTTGTCGATTGCGAATCAGAACTGCATCTCATTGCCGAATTAGCGAAAGCAAAAAATACTACGGCAAAAATTCTCTTGAGAGTGACACCAGGTGTTGAGCCAGATACGCACCACTATATAAAGACAGGGCAACATGACAGCAAATTTGGTCTAGCGCTGGAAGAAGTAACCCGAATTGCCAAACAAGCTCAGACTCTTGCACCCTCTGTGTTGCTACTCGGGTTGCACGCGCATATTGGCTCACAATCACACGATATCGGTCCATACTTGGATATAGTCGATATCATGGCCGATTCTTACGCCGAGTTGAAATCTCGGGGTGTGAATTTGACTCACCTCGATGTCGGCGGAGGCTTAGGCATAACCTACACGGAGCAAGACAAAGCAACACCTATTTACGACTGGTCGCGAGCCATCGGCAAGAAAGTACAAGAAAGCTTTCAGCAAAGAAATCTCACACTGCCGAAACTGTTAGTCGAGCCAGGTCGCGCAATTGTCGGCACTGCAGGTGTAACAATCTATAGAGCCGGCAACCAAAAGGTTTTGCCGGGTGATCTCACCTATGTATCGATAGACGGCGGAATGGCCGATAATCCCCGCCCCGTTACCTATCAAGCAAAGTATTCTGCTTGTGTGGCAAACAGGAATGAAAATTCCAACGGAAAGAGGATTACCTTGGTCGGCAAGTTTTGCGAATCAGGTGATGTTCTTATCAAAAACATTCAACTAAATGCCGACACAGGAGATTTGATAGCCGTATTCAGCACCGGCGCATACAACTACAGTATGTCCTCCAATTACAATCGCACAGGGCGTCCTGCCTGCGTGTTGGTCAAGGACGGAGTTGCCAACGTTATCATCGAACGGGAAAATGCCGACGATCTGTTAAGACAAGATCGCATTCCGGATTATTTAAGGGCAAAAAAGGCGAGAAATTGTGCCGTCTGA